One region of Microbacterium sp. M28 genomic DNA includes:
- a CDS encoding purine-cytosine permease family protein produces MSEKIATAPALIERAGIEIIPESDRTARPRDLFWPWFAANVSVFGMSYGSFVLGFGISFWQATLVAIIGIVVSFLLCGLIAIAGKRGSAPTMVLSRAAFGVQGQKVPGIVSWLTSIGWETFLAIMAVLATATIITQLGGDGDSLWLKIVATVVVAALIVAASVLGYHTIMRMQSVLTWITGVVTILYIVLASSSIDLAVVMALPAGNVGQVTGALVMVMTGFGLGWINIAADWSRYQKRTASDGAIVAWNTIGGSVAPIILVVFGILLAGSDAELSAAIAADPIGALSRSILPTWVLVPFLLTAVLALVSGAVLGIYSLGLTLLSLGIRIPRPSAAAIDGGVILTIGTIVVVFFATDFLGPFQSFLITLGVPLASWAGILIADILRRKKDYDEAALFDGSGRYGAWDWVSIGTMIVTSLIGWGLVVNNFADAAPWNNWQGYLLFLIGGREGEWAYANLGVFFALVLSFVVTWFARAGRIRRQEQA; encoded by the coding sequence ATGTCCGAGAAGATCGCCACGGCACCGGCCCTGATCGAGCGCGCCGGCATCGAGATCATCCCCGAGTCCGACCGGACCGCGCGACCGCGCGATCTGTTCTGGCCGTGGTTCGCCGCCAACGTGTCGGTGTTCGGCATGTCGTACGGGTCGTTCGTGCTCGGCTTCGGCATCTCGTTCTGGCAGGCGACGCTCGTGGCGATCATCGGCATCGTGGTGTCGTTCCTGCTGTGCGGGCTGATCGCGATCGCCGGAAAGCGGGGGTCGGCGCCGACCATGGTCCTCTCCCGCGCCGCCTTCGGCGTGCAGGGGCAGAAGGTCCCCGGCATCGTGAGCTGGCTGACGTCTATCGGGTGGGAGACGTTCCTGGCGATCATGGCGGTGCTCGCCACCGCCACGATCATCACGCAGCTCGGCGGCGACGGCGACAGCCTGTGGCTGAAGATCGTCGCCACCGTCGTCGTGGCCGCGCTCATCGTCGCGGCATCCGTCCTGGGCTATCACACGATCATGCGGATGCAGTCGGTGCTCACCTGGATCACCGGCGTCGTGACCATCCTGTACATCGTCCTCGCCTCCTCGAGCATCGACCTCGCCGTCGTCATGGCACTGCCCGCCGGCAACGTCGGTCAGGTGACCGGCGCACTCGTCATGGTGATGACCGGCTTCGGCCTCGGCTGGATCAACATCGCCGCCGACTGGTCGCGCTATCAGAAGCGGACGGCCTCGGACGGCGCGATCGTCGCGTGGAACACGATCGGCGGTTCGGTGGCACCGATCATCCTCGTGGTGTTCGGCATCCTGCTCGCCGGCTCGGATGCCGAGCTGAGCGCCGCGATCGCGGCCGATCCGATCGGCGCACTCTCTCGCAGCATCCTGCCGACCTGGGTCCTGGTGCCGTTCCTGCTCACCGCGGTGCTCGCTCTCGTCTCCGGCGCCGTGCTGGGCATCTACTCCCTCGGGCTGACGCTGCTGAGCCTCGGCATCCGCATCCCTCGTCCGTCCGCCGCGGCGATCGACGGCGGCGTGATCCTGACGATCGGAACCATCGTCGTGGTGTTCTTCGCGACGGACTTCCTCGGGCCGTTCCAGAGCTTCCTCATCACACTCGGCGTGCCGCTCGCGTCGTGGGCTGGCATCCTCATCGCAGACATCCTGCGGCGGAAGAAGGACTACGACGAGGCCGCCCTGTTCGACGGTTCGGGGCGCTACGGCGCGTGGGACTGGGTCTCGATCGGCACGATGATCGTGACGAGCCTGATCGGCTGGGGCCTGGTCGTGAACAACTTCGCCGACGCGGCGCCGTGGAACAACTGGCAGGGGTATCTGCTGTTCCTCATCGGCGGTCGGGAAGGCGAGTGGGCGTACGCGAACCTCGGCGTCTTCTTCGCGCTCGTGCTGTCGTTCGTGGTCACGTGGTTCGCCCGCGCCGGGCGGATCCGTCGGCAGGAGCAGGCATGA